GACTTCTGTGATCAAGTATTCAAGTACTGGTAAAAGGTACTTGCCAAAAACCATGCCCTTTGGATGCTCCGAATTGTTATATTTATCTAATTTTAGTTGGTGATTATAGTTCTTATGACTTCTTGTCTCATATATTTACACAAAGGAAAATCATGCAGGTAGAACGTACTTTGAGTACAAATGCTTCTGGCATGAGTATGTCGAAATTGGCATTTGCATAAGTGGGGTCCAACTGTTTTCTTGTCTCCTCCCTGTTTGTTTTCTTCTTAGACAACTGTACTTTTGTGAAACTAGAGTTTGAAACTGTTCATCAGAGTTTGGAAGATATGAGCAAATATGAGTAGTGGGGACTTGTGAGTGCAGAAAATGGGAAGCTTTTCTGTGTTTGTATTTCTAATCTGGATCCTACTACAACATTATTCTTACTCGCTTCATGCATTTCTTGCTTTCAGATTATAAGCTTGTCTAAAGCAAGCCCTTAGAAGGAAAGTTATCTGACCATGTTCTCAGCTATCATGGCAAAGAAGAATTACAAACAGCATTCCAAATCTGAGAAAATTCAGGGGGGTTGTATGTCTGGGCTGATTCGCATGCTTGATTTCCGTCGCAGTCCAAAACTTCTTTCAGACGGGAGAGGTGAGGTTTTCACCAACATTCAGTTTTTATGTGGATAAGATGGAAATGTTAGCTGCAATATAGCAGTATAAGCTAATTTTAATTGAAATAATATGAGATTCCTTATTTATGTGGTCATGCAGTCAAAAGAGATAAAAAAGGTCTTGACGATATCCATGGAAACATATCTGCTAATGTAAGTTTTCAGAACCAAAACTGTTGTATCTAGTATTTCTCATAATAGCTGCATTTTTTTCTACTCACTTTAACTAACAACTGGTAATGAAAAAACAGTTGCAACACTAACCTTCTAGGGCGTTTATTGAGCTGAAAACCTTTTTTCCATTTATAAAGCTGGCCATCATGATGCTTGTACTACTGTCAGCATGATTTTGTCATAGGCTAACATTTTAGATAATGTTGACCAACACTAACTGTTCTGTTAATTTTGAACTTTGGTTTATAAAACTTTTGATATGTCTTCTTCCTAAACCACAAATATTCCTAGTAAACAACAGTATATAGTACTACAAGCCTCCTACTTCATGCAATGATTCTCAACTCTCCTGCACATTTGAGAAAAAAAAAATAGTACTACGAGCCTCCAGATATGGAAGTTTAGGGTTTTTAATAGGCTTTTCAATTTGAAGAAACCTCTCTATGAAAAAAGTAGAATCGGAAAGTTTTAGTGCCAAATATAAAGTAATAAAATCATGATGCTACACAATATTTGAGTATGGCATGCAAGATAACATAAGTTTTTCAAACCTTTGTTAGAGCTGATGAGTGCAGCAATATAAACTTAATTTATTGTTTCTTTTTCTCAGAATGGAAAGGACCACAGGGTTGAATTGATTTATGTTGGTAGGTCAAGTATTAGAACTTTGATGGAAGAAGAGATGGCCAGCAGCACACAGCCCTTGAAGCAAGCACAAAGCAATGTCGCTGGGATATGCTCTGAAGATATTGATCTAAACTTGGCTGGAAGTCTCATGGAAATCTACAGATCTCATACTGAAGGCCAAGAAACCAGGAGGTCGATTGAGTCAGGTCGCAGTTCCATTTCGACTGACGAAGAGAAGAATACTGACCCTCCTGCTCATCACTATCAGATCCCATCTAGTATCCAGAGAGCTCTAGAAGATGTTGCTGAAGCAGTTATAAGACATCAATCTGCAAACAAAAAATACATAAACAGCGGTGATGAAACTAGGTCCAGAGAATTCGTTGATGCCCTACAGCTACTGAGCTCAAACAAGGAATTGTTTGTGATGCTTATGCAAGATCCAAGCTCTAGGTTGTTAGAATGTCTCCAAAACCTTTACATGTCACTAGGAAGTACCAGGTTAGACTCTGAAGAATATGACGAAGGAACTGAGTTGCAAGGTACGACAGATAGTCTAGAGCAGTCAGCGACTTCTCCAAGTAAGGTGAAAAGAAGGCATAATTCTTTCTTGAAGGAGGATGGGTTGGTCACGAGGAAGCCACCAAAGTTAAATGATGGTTCTCGTGGCCTTAGCAGAATAGTAATCTTGAAGCCCAGTCCTGCAAGAGGTCATAGCAGTCTTATCTCAGGTAGCGCAACTTCATCACCACTATCAAATCATATTGATTGGCAAGTTCAGGAAGGCAGTGATAAACATGATTGCCATTTCTCGCTTAGAGAGCTTAAAAGGAGGCTAAGAATTGCCATTAGCAATAATCAGAAGGATCACCAGTTAAACTCCACGAGTAGTGATATTCATGAAGCTGAGGCTGATTCTGGCAAACTGCTTCCAGTCACAAGTATGTCGGAGACGGAGAGTCTGGCAAGTACAGATTCTTCTGACAGGGCTAAGGAACCATCTATTGTTGACGAGAAAATAGTCCCGGAAGATAGtgaaagtgggatgagaaatgatgTTGCTCATGGTGTCGGAGTCAGCTCTTTCTCATATGAAAAAGCTAAGATGTATATAATTGAGAGACTAAATGATCAAGGCGAAGAAAGTTGTCAAATTGTACAGAAATCTGAATCTTTTGAGAGATTGATTTCACTGCCCGAGAATGGTACATTTTCTCCAATTGATTTCCCTCAAGAGGAGAAAATTAGCATAGCGCATGAAGCTACAAAACCATTGAACTTGCATACTGTTGAGCAAGAGGATGGTTCAGCAAGCCCTTACTCAACAATGCAGTACGAGGAGACAGAATCAGCCGACACTAGCAACTTAGGTACAGAAACGTTGATTGAGCCCACGATAGATCATGGTAGTTATTCACAAAATGAGGGCGCTATCTCACAGGAGTTGGTCCGTGAAGGTAATTTGTTCATATTATTTGTATTGTGAGATAGTTGTAGTATTTTTTTATTCCTTAATCTAAAAAAATTTGCACTGTAATATATGCTTTTATTAGCTATTTACTCCTTTCTTCCcaatttataattcatttgacTTTTTTGTGTCAAGTTTGACCAGCTTGTCTTATTTGATTTTTTTGCGAAAAAATGAAATTAAAAGCCATACTTAAAATATATTATATGCTAGACGATATAACaataaaaattaataataaatatgATTTTTTAATAAGACGAGCCTGTCAAAAAAATCAAAAGATTTATAAATTCGAACGGAAGGAGTATTTtttttccttctttcttgttctgTTCAAAATATCCACTTTTTGCAGGGGTTAAGATCATGCTAGATATAATGGAGAACTCATCGCTCTGTGCTGAGACTGGAACTTCGCAGGAAGGAGTGGGAGTGAAAAATCCAGATGAAGTAAGACATACTTCGTAGCAAATTCAAGAAAGCTGATAGCATCTGTGTTTAACactgttttatttatttatttattttgtctcCTCCGCTGAAGTGTTCATTGGAGGAACCACAATCCATGAATTTGTTGCCAGAACCGGCACTGTATTCTCCAGATGACTTCGTTAATGAACAAGAGAACCATAGTCCGTCAGAAATTGTTGAATTAGTCAAACCATCTGTATTGACATTTCCTTACTCGCCGGAAAATACTAATGACAAAGAGGAGAAATTGAGTCCACAATCCGTTCTTGATCCCATTGCAGAAGTTACCAGTCCTAGACACAAAACTCCAAAGCAAGGTAATGAACTTAAAACAAAAGGTTTCACATCTGGTGCCCTTCATAGCCTGAACAGTAATAGAACAAAACTATTTTGTTGCTGCAGATGAATTCTCCATGCCTACTTCCAGAGTGCTATTCAAAGAGGTTGACGCCCCTTCAGCATccccaactttgtggaatgggccaCAGGTAGCCATTTTGGATGACAGAGCCACAAGGGTGTCCTTCATCAAGGCCGTGCTAGAAGCTTCAGGATTGCTGTCTGAGGAAAATTCGCAAATTTGGTACACAGAAGAGCCACTGCTTGATGTATCTGTATTGGCTGAAGTAGGAAACTCGTACTGCCTGACAGACGATGCAGTGCTCTTGTTTGACTACGTGGAAGAGGTTCTTCTCGAGATAAGGGACAAGTTCTTTGGTAGCGACCCTTGGGTTAATTCTCTGAAACACAATGTACGGCCAGCTCCAGTAGGAAGACGGCTGGTTCGAGAGGTGGCTAAGGGAATCGATTCTCTTGTAGGTAAAGAATTTCCACACACTTTAGAACAGgtaatgatgaaagacttggacaGTGGGTCGTGGCTGGATCTTGGAGGCGATACTGGAAGTGTTGTAGTTGAGTTGTGGGATGGTTTACTTGATGACTTGCTGGAGGAACTGGTTTTTGATTTGTGGCTTTGATACTGTAGTGCTTTGTAGTAATACATGCAGAGGCATATTCGACTAGTACTGACATGGGGTTAATAGATACAGAAACCTTTTGCGAAAGGATAGGGAAAAGTGAGTTCGGCAGACTGCCAGATGTTGTAGAGCTAGGCATTTCATCAATATAGTTGATTTCCATTTTCTTTTGAATTTGATTTCTTTAAGCTCCCTTTGTTCTCTGTAGAGGCATGGAAACATAAAAAATAAGTGCTCCTGTATATAAAGTACCCCAGTATTTATGGTAAATTTTCATTGTGAACATAATATTGTTTCCGTTACTTTATGAGATACTCTATTGCTTCTGTGTTTCAAGAATTACTTGAAACATTTTGTGAATATATCAGCTGTGAACTTGTGCCGGTCACTCTGTCAGGCGTTGCCCATGTCCTGTATCAAAAGATTCACAAGTCACTACTACTTCAGTTCAGCTGATACCTCCAGCCAATCACACAGCTGTGACAACTGACATCCATATGGTGAATTGGTGATGAAAGAGAAAAGAGGATGCAAAGGCACTGAGGGACCATTGTGATGAAAACCAAGACATGGCTGCCTAGGAGAGTTAACTGCTCGTGCTATCATCCATTGG
This portion of the Zea mays cultivar B73 chromosome 2, Zm-B73-REFERENCE-NAM-5.0, whole genome shotgun sequence genome encodes:
- the LOC103646084 gene encoding uncharacterized protein; the protein is MFSAIMAKKNYKQHSKSEKIQGGCMSGLIRMLDFRRSPKLLSDGRVKRDKKGLDDIHGNISANNGKDHRVELIYVGRSSIRTLMEEEMASSTQPLKQAQSNVAGICSEDIDLNLAGSLMEIYRSHTEGQETRRSIESGRSSISTDEEKNTDPPAHHYQIPSSIQRALEDVAEAVIRHQSANKKYINSGDETRSREFVDALQLLSSNKELFVMLMQDPSSRLLECLQNLYMSLGSTRLDSEEYDEGTELQGTTDSLEQSATSPSKVKRRHNSFLKEDGLVTRKPPKLNDGSRGLSRIVILKPSPARGHSSLISGSATSSPLSNHIDWQVQEGSDKHDCHFSLRELKRRLRIAISNNQKDHQLNSTSSDIHEAEADSGKLLPVTSMSETESLASTDSSDRAKEPSIVDEKIVPEDSESGMRNDVAHGVGVSSFSYEKAKMYIIERLNDQGEESCQIVQKSESFERLISLPENGTFSPIDFPQEEKISIAHEATKPLNLHTVEQEDGSASPYSTMQYEETESADTSNLGTETLIEPTIDHGSYSQNEGAISQELVREGVKIMLDIMENSSLCAETGTSQEGVGVKNPDECSLEEPQSMNLLPEPALYSPDDFVNEQENHSPSEIVELVKPSVLTFPYSPENTNDKEEKLSPQSVLDPIAEVTSPRHKTPKQDEFSMPTSRVLFKEVDAPSASPTLWNGPQVAILDDRATRVSFIKAVLEASGLLSEENSQIWYTEEPLLDVSVLAEVGNSYCLTDDAVLLFDYVEEVLLEIRDKFFGSDPWVNSLKHNVRPAPVGRRLVREVAKGIDSLVGKEFPHTLEQVMMKDLDSGSWLDLGGDTGSVVVELWDGLLDDLLEELVFDLWL